From Streptomyces sp. NBC_01551:
AGTGGCGGGAGTGGCTGGAGTTGACGATGTGGCCGAGGCCGGCGCGCCCGCGCGGACGGTGTCCGCCGCCTCGTAGAGCTCGGCCGGCCGCACCCCGGCGAAGGTCGCCGCCAGGTGGCCGTCCGGCCGTACGAGGAGCACGGTGTGCGCCGGCGCCCCCGGGTAGCTGTCGGCGACCAGCAGTTCGGCCCTGACCGGCAGCGCACTGACCGCCGCCGCCAGCCGGGGCATCAGCCCGGCGCCCAGCCAGTGCCGCCGGTCCCACACCCCGGTGCCCGGGGCGACCAGGAGCACCAGCAGCCGGCCCCGCCCCAGCAGGTCGCGCAGCGGCACCGTGGACCCGTCGGGCGCGGTCACGGGAACGTTCGCCACCGGGCCGCCCGGCTCGGTGGCGGTCGGCACCTCGCGCACCGCGACCGGCGGGCCGTACGTCGGGGCCGCGCCGAGCGGGCCGCGCCCCAAGTGGCCGTCGGTGAGCAGGGATTCCGCGGAGCGTGCGGCTCCGGGGAGGTAGGTGCGCAGTCCACCGCCGCTGCGCAGGGCCGGCATCGCCTGGTCGGCGGCGCGCAGCCGGGCCGCGACCGCCCTGCGCCGCTCGTCCTCGTACCCGTCGAGCAGCGCCTCGGAGGCCCCCTGGTGCCAGGCCAGCGCCAGCTTCCAGGCCAGGTTCTCGGCGTCCCGCAGCCCCTCCTCGACGCCCTGGGTGCCGAGCGCGCCGAGCAGGTGCGCCGCGTCCCCGGCGAGGAAGGCCCGGCCGTCGCGCCAGCGCCGGGCGAGCCGGTGGTGCAGGGTGTGGACGCCGGTGTCGATCAGTTCGTACGGGGGCGTCGTGCCACCGCACCACGTCGCCAGGGTGTCGCGGATGAGGGTGACCAGCGCGTCGGGGGTGACGAGCTCGCCGCGCGGCGGAAGCAGCCAGTCCAGCCGCCACACCCCGTCGGGCAGCGGCCGCGCGGTGACCTCGTCGGGGGCGCGGCGGTGCAGCAGGGCCTCGCCGGGCCACGGCAGCTCGGTGCGCAGCGCGGCCACGGCGTGCCGCTCGACGGCGGTGCGGCCCGGGAAGCGGATGCCGAGCAGCTTGCGCACGGTGGAGCGGGCGCCGTCGCAGCCGACCAGGTAGCTCCCGCGCCACCAGGTGGTCTCGGCGCCCTTGGTGTGCGCGGTGACGCCCCGGCCGTCCTGCTCCAGGGAGTCGAGTTTGCTGTCGGGGACCAGCTGGACGAGGGGGTGCGCGGCGGCGGCGTCGCGCAGCCCGCGCGTGAGGGCGTGCTGCGGCAGGTGCAGCGGCGCCGGGTGGTCCTCGAAGGTGACGCGCTGGGTGTCACGCCCGCGCCGCAGGGTGCGCCAGGCGGCGTAGTACGCGCCCTCGTCGCGCAGTGTCGTACAGCCCAGCCGGTGGGCCATGGCCGCGGTGTCGGAGTGCAGCACGACGGTTCGGGCGGGCCGGGGCTCGTCCTTGCCGGGGCCTTCGTCGAGCACGACGCAGGGCACGCCCGAGCCGGCCAGGGCCAGGGACAGGGAGAGTCCGACGGGCCCTGCGCCGACGACGATCACCGGGTCCATGACGCGGCTCCCGATGTCCGGTATGTGATCACAGAAGGTATGCAACCGACTGGAGGTGCCTGCGTCAAGTGACGCCGGTCGCGACAATGCCGTGTGGTGCGACGGAAGAGATCCGCCGCACCACACGTGTCACGCCAGTGTACTGACCGGGTGTCAGAGAGCTGGGATCAGGGAGCCTCGCCCACACCCGCGGCGCCGCCCGCGTCGACTTCGGCCACGTCGCCGCCGACGACCGCGCCGGTGGTCTTCTGCGACTTGCGCTGACGGCTCTCCAGGAAGGAGGCCACGGAGGTGAGCGCGAAGTTCACCACGATGTAGATCAGCGCGATGACCGTGAACGTCGCGATGGTGTTGCTGTAGTTCGCGGAGATCTGCCGGGCCATCGAGAGCAGTTCGGCGAGCCCGAGCAGGGTGCCGCCGAGCGCCGTGTCCTTCAGGATCACCACGAGCTGGCTGACCAGGGCCGGCAGCATCGCGGTGACCGCCTGCGGGATCAGGACGTGGACCATGACCTGGCCCTTGCGCATGCCGATCGCCTTGGCCGCGTCCGTCTGGCCGCGCGGCAGGGACAGCACGCCCGCCCGGACGATCTCGGCGATGACCGCGGAGTTGTACAGCACCAGGCCGGTGACCACCGCGTACAGCGGCCGGACGTCGGAGGAGACCGTCGAGAACTGCACGTACAGGGCGCTGCCGAAGAGCATCAGCATCAGCACCGGGATGGCGCGGAAGAACTCGACGAACGCGCCGACCGGGACGCGCACCCAGGCGTGGTCGGACAGCCGGCCGATGCCGAGCAGCGCGCCCAGCGGGAGGGCGATCACGACGGCGATCACACCGGCCTTGAGCGTCTCCAGCAGGCCGGGGATCAGGAACGTCGTCCAGATCTGGCTGTCGGTGAGGAAGGGGCTCCACTTGTCGGCTTCGAGCTGGCCCTTCTCCGACATCAGGCCCAGGGCCCACCACAGGACGAGCGCGAACGCGACGACGAAGACACCGGAGTAGATCCAGTTGCGGATCTTGGCCTTGGGGCCCGGGGTGTCGTACAGAACGGAGCTCATCGCTTCACCGCCACTCGCTTGGCCACCCAGCCCAGCAGGAGGCCGGTGGGCAGGGTCAGCAGGACGAAGCCGAGGGCGAAGACCCCGAAGACGGCGAAGAGCGCGTCCGCCTCGTTCTCGATCATTTCCTTCATCAGCAGGGCCGCCTCGGCCACGCCGATGGTCGCCGCCACCGTGGTGTTCTTGGTGAGGGCGATCAGTACGTTGGTGAGCGGCGCGATGACCGCCCGGAAGGCCTGGGGGAGCACGATCAGCGTGAGCACCTGGAAGAAGCTCAGGCCCAGCGCGCGCGCCGCCTCCGCCTGTCCCACGGGCACGGTGTTGATGCCCGAGCGCAGTGCCTCGCAGACGAAGGTGCCGGTGTAGGCCGTCAATCCGAGAACGGCCAGCCGGAAGCCGGTCTCCTTGAACGTGCCGCCGCCCAGCGTGATGCCGAGGGTCTCGCTCAGACCGAGCGAGCACGCGATGACCAGCAGGGTCAGCGGGGTGTTGCGCACCACGTTGACGTAGGCGGTGCCGAAGCCGCGCATGAGCGGGACCGGGCTGACCCGCATCCCGGCGAGGACGGTGCCCCAGATCAGGGATCCGGCCGCCGAGTAGAGGGTGAGCTGAACCGTCACCCAGAAGGCTCCGAGCACGTCGTACTGCCCAGAATCAAGAAAATCGAACACGATGCCCTGCGCTCTCCCCAGGATGGCCGGCGAGGGGCGCCGCCGCCCGTGACAGGCGGGCGGCGACGCTCCTCACCGAGGAATCAGCTGCCTTCGGTGATCTGCGGGG
This genomic window contains:
- a CDS encoding NAD(P)/FAD-dependent oxidoreductase, whose product is MDPVIVVGAGPVGLSLSLALAGSGVPCVVLDEGPGKDEPRPARTVVLHSDTAAMAHRLGCTTLRDEGAYYAAWRTLRRGRDTQRVTFEDHPAPLHLPQHALTRGLRDAAAAHPLVQLVPDSKLDSLEQDGRGVTAHTKGAETTWWRGSYLVGCDGARSTVRKLLGIRFPGRTAVERHAVAALRTELPWPGEALLHRRAPDEVTARPLPDGVWRLDWLLPPRGELVTPDALVTLIRDTLATWCGGTTPPYELIDTGVHTLHHRLARRWRDGRAFLAGDAAHLLGALGTQGVEEGLRDAENLAWKLALAWHQGASEALLDGYEDERRRAVAARLRAADQAMPALRSGGGLRTYLPGAARSAESLLTDGHLGRGPLGAAPTYGPPVAVREVPTATEPGGPVANVPVTAPDGSTVPLRDLLGRGRLLVLLVAPGTGVWDRRHWLGAGLMPRLAAAVSALPVRAELLVADSYPGAPAHTVLLVRPDGHLAATFAGVRPAELYEAADTVRAGAPASATSSTPATPATPAAPATSAIAPPA
- a CDS encoding amino acid ABC transporter permease, with product MSSVLYDTPGPKAKIRNWIYSGVFVVAFALVLWWALGLMSEKGQLEADKWSPFLTDSQIWTTFLIPGLLETLKAGVIAVVIALPLGALLGIGRLSDHAWVRVPVGAFVEFFRAIPVLMLMLFGSALYVQFSTVSSDVRPLYAVVTGLVLYNSAVIAEIVRAGVLSLPRGQTDAAKAIGMRKGQVMVHVLIPQAVTAMLPALVSQLVVILKDTALGGTLLGLAELLSMARQISANYSNTIATFTVIALIYIVVNFALTSVASFLESRQRKSQKTTGAVVGGDVAEVDAGGAAGVGEAP
- a CDS encoding amino acid ABC transporter permease, translating into MFDFLDSGQYDVLGAFWVTVQLTLYSAAGSLIWGTVLAGMRVSPVPLMRGFGTAYVNVVRNTPLTLLVIACSLGLSETLGITLGGGTFKETGFRLAVLGLTAYTGTFVCEALRSGINTVPVGQAEAARALGLSFFQVLTLIVLPQAFRAVIAPLTNVLIALTKNTTVAATIGVAEAALLMKEMIENEADALFAVFGVFALGFVLLTLPTGLLLGWVAKRVAVKR